From Rhododendron vialii isolate Sample 1 chromosome 7a, ASM3025357v1:
AAGGGTTTTGGATAACTTGTAATCCCAAACTCAATCAAGCAACTTCAAAAAGTCTTTTTTGGCTGCAACCCGAGATTGGAATAGTACCCATACGTTTTTCTTATTCAAATCAAGCTTACATTTCAACAGATTTGAGGTCCATAACGTGATGTTATCTCTGAAAAGCTGCATAGTAAGAGTGCTATCCTTTTTGGATTCTTCATTGAGGCTATCAAGTTTCGCAATGGCCTCATCAAATGCTTGTATAGCCAGGTGGCAAGCCCTACGCCAAACAGACAACTTTTAAGATAGAACAGAATATGGGGTATGCAATAAAATTAGACAAAATAACAACAGCTGAAAAAGCGTTAGAAGGGAATCCAagatgaagaggaagaaaacGAAGGCCACGAAATCCAAAATGACCAAAACCATGAGAGAGAGATCCACTTCTTAGGGGAGTTCAAAATCAAGTAGTAAAACACAGAATAGTTCAAAGCCAGGCCAAGTTTGGTTGGATGAGTGGGGGGCAGATCTGTTGCAGCAGCGCTAGTGGCAGCCTGCAGCATAAACAAAATGCCCAGTTCATATTCTAAGCTTGATAACCAAATATAACCAAATATAAACAACAAAATGTTGGATGCTGGTAAAATATTAGTCTTAGAAACGGAGGGGTATGTCAAAAGAAAGTAGAAGGGAGATACCTTATAAGCTTTAAGGGACTTATCTGCAGCTTCTTTGCGATCATTTCCAAACTTGAGCTTGGCCAAATAACGGTAGAAATCCTCCTTCCTGGAATGAGAGAAATAGGGGGTCACCAATGAAAGACGCACATTTTATCTATATAAGTAAGTATATGCAAGTATTCAACAAAAACATGCACAATTTATGGAAGACAAGACCAGACTACATGCTCAAGTCAAATGCAAGATCCTATGATAATTCCAATTGAATGTGATCAGTCATAAATCATGCGCCTTGTTTTCAAATATTCCATCCCACCAGAAAGAAACTCGATTGTTACTTTGAGAGCCGGAGATGCATTCTATTGTTCTCAACTTAATCAAGTGTTCCACAATAATTAGCCCCTCAAATTGCAGAAGTCTAGAAATGCCATGGATTCTGATACAATGTTGGATGTGGGCATCGGgattcaaagctgaaaaattcTCATGTCATAATATACTTCTTTATTTCCTAAGGTAAAAACAAGTGCTACATTTCTCATAAATCATTTGatgcataacaaataagttccATACGTACTTatagtgaaaattttgattCCAATACATGCTTGCATATGAGTATCAGAACACTAAACAACACCGCATGGAACCCACTTTGTCAGCCATGTTTTGAGTGTAATCACACATTTACTTAAATTGTATAAAAGAAAAGATACAATGAGACTTTaccagaaagggaaaaaatcacTTACATTTTATAGTAGAAGACAATTGATTCTCCAGTTGAGGATGATGGCATGAGGTCATCATCAATCACAAATAATATATCATTGCATATCTTTGTGAGTTCATCTTCAACCCTCTGTCGGTAATCCTTTATCCTCTTCACATTTAGTTCATGCCCCTTAGCCTCTTCTTTTTGTTCAATAGAAGGCAATATCCGTCATGCTGCCCTTCTGGCCCCAATGACATTCTTATACCCAACAGACACCAGATCCCTCTCCTCCACAGTCAGTTCCACATCCATCTTGGCAACTTTCTTCATTGCTTCAACCATCTctgcaaacaaaaaatttgggactaGATAATGTGTGCCAAAAAAATCGCAAGATTAATTAAAACTGTATGAATGCTTAGAAAGACCGCTTAGACTGATGCATCTAATTTGCCCGAATATGAGAACATTGAGGCGATGCAACAATGAAGGATGAGACTGTTGAAAGAAAGATTGCAAAGAATGAAACTAAATTCTGGAATCAGATCATTCAAATAACTGTCCTTTACGACTTCTATGGTACCACTCAACACTCCCTAACAGAAATAAGTATCTCGTTGGTCAATCCAGCCCCCAAGCATATCAGCATGCCCCAAAAAGTTAAAAGCAATTATGAGTTCATTTATTTAGTGATACGAAGCAGAGTCGACAAAGTGTGCCTGAGTGCCTCCTGGATACAACACCCTCCTCATTTGGGACCGTCGGATGGTAGGCCATCCCATTGCAGAAAGCAACATGACAATGAAGTTGCTAGGCGCTAGACGGGCAGAAGAGGGGCGCCTCGCGCCTGGGCCGACTAGTCACCGATTAGTGAACACCTAGATATTAGtcgggttttttttattatatttttaataatagTCCCCATTTCCCAAAGTTTgagaaagaagaacaaaacatcAAATAACATGCAAAATGAAACCATCAAACATTCATCCATCTATCCATccatcaaaaccaaaagttttAACGATTAGTTTTGCACCCATAAACTatttggaaattgatattcgcgctccctTCACGTTgaaggtggagcgcctgcatcaaaaaagggagcgcgaatatcaattcccaacTATTTTTTGGTCCTTGACTTTCATCATAGAACAATCCATCAGACATTAATTTGTTGCGCCACTTCCTTCTTTTCAGTCATAATTTTTCTGGAACTTATGGTTTTTTTTGCTGCGATTTAGGGATGTTGATTGTCGAGAGAACTGAAGTTATTACATatgattttgataaaataacaCTTGACTCTCTGTACTTTTTACTACTGCATATTTAAACAACCAATTCAAAATGAAAGTTACAAAATATACTAGCCGGTCGCCGACTAGTCCCCGCCTACCCAACGAATGCCTCCTACTCGACTAAATGCCTAGCGGCTGACTAGTCATCTCGTGCAATGCCGGCTAATGTAATGCCCACGACCTAGTCAAGGCAGCGGACCACCGCCCAGTAACGGCTGCCTAGGCTGACTTTCAAAACACAGggacacccccccccccccccccccaaacccaAATTTATGAGTTCTAACTACTAATCTCAAAAAAGAGGCGGGAAATCTCCACCAATGCTTTCAATAGCTCAAACAGCAAgtacaaaaacaacaaatgaCATGAAGCCACAACTCTTGCCCAGAAAGGCCACGCTTTTGATCATCCCTTGGACTCTGTTAGCCACATAACACAGTAAAAAAATCTAGTCCAGTAATAGAACACGGTAGTATTTTGCTATATCAATTGTAGAAAGACAAAACAACACACACTAGAAAAGGGACAAAACACTTACTATAAAGCTTATTATAAAACAATGTTAGTGACGCATCAAAgtttactttcatttttatatctttttcacaAGTAATGGTAAAACCCTATTTAAAGGGCCGCAATCACTCGCATGAGAAGATGTATAAATTAATGTGTTACTTACATTTTTTATGCCAATATACATATACGGATACGTATatacagacacacacacacacacacacatatatatatatatatatatatatatatatatagagagagagagagagagagagagagcatcgtATCTCTCAGCTTGCTCTGCAAGCCTGGCCAAGTAAACCTGCTGCTCTCTCGCCTTCTCcatctccctcccctctctctctctctctggacagacttttttagtaacggttttTGCGACTAGGGGTGCGTTCTTTTAAAAAGCGTTGGTTTGTaattatttgaattatttttacatttgttagttttatactaaaaaggttttaaaaaaattgtacttttacataaatattttaaaaaataacaactaatttctcaaaatattgaattttttttaattttttttgttaaaaaatggttatttctcaaaatacttatgtaaaaatataaattttttattttttcgatttctctcgtcaaaacgaattaataattcataaaaatttgaaacaaaattaaaaaatgcgaaaaaaatttaaataattacaaaccagctcattttaagttaaatttaaattaGGTGTAAAAGAACGCAACCTGAGAGAGGCGAGGCGGGGGGGTGTTTTTGTTCTTGACGATGATATGGCCGTTGGATTGGAACTTAGCGGGGATTTTAGTGGGGGCGATCGGACGGTTGGAGATTCGTCTCGGTACGTGTGAAGTGTGGGATGGAAATCTAGGGCTCGTGTATTGCGATTGAGAGGATAATGGCCGTTGGATTTTATCTGGTGCAGGCGATGAGATTAACTAGGACAGAGAGGGGGTGTCGGTCACATGGACTGGGCTGACCGCTGTCATGTTCACAAAAATTATCTAGTTCCAGTATTTTACCAAGTTGTTTTCGATAATTAATAATTTGTGaataaaatttggaaaatgatttatcactttcttttttgttagcaacatttttctacatgtgtatttttgcatcaaaaatacacttgcaggagaaTGACGTTTagaaaaaagggagtggcaaaattaaccgcctaaattttttttgaaaattgatttctaTTCTCCTAATTGAATTGATgcaaacatttcttttttttgtcttttaacggATGAATATACGAAACAATTCCTGAAATTTGCTAAAAGTGTATGCATGCAGGGACTGTTTCATAAATTCACCcgctaaaaaataaaaaaaaatgtttgcatCAATTAGaaaagtgtagaaatcaatttccaacttttttttttttgttaactatCGGAAACGCCCCCGTAGTGGCAAAGGCTAAGCAACATACGAACATGTAAGAAAACTCGGAACAGAAACCCTATCCAGTAGTAGTAAATAGTACGTATGTAACTCTGGTTTGGACTTTTTTACGGGTGAGCCGGAAAAATAACTTACAGTGCTCAATTGCGCgttcaaatgtgttttgaacggtccagatttccAAAAAGCTATTCGCtagaagagtttaactcttcgcgcaaatatattttttaaaatccggactattgattgccgaaatggaCAGCTGATATTTCATGTAGCCGTGAataataagtttctctctcaCCTCTAACTCTAAGAACCATTCCTCCCTGTTATCGAGTGTTTTCAGTCACAGTAGAAACCATTCCTCCCTGTTATCTAGTTATGTCTGTGTTTATGTTATGTGCGTGCACATAAGAGAGAAGAATTCAAGCGTGGGAGAATTTGCGAGAGCACGGCCGCAACGCGAGGATTAAAAGAAGATTCTGTGACTAAGATCACGACTAAGCATTTGAATTTGGTAAGATAGAATGGGCATAAAAGGCAAAAGGGAATTAAAACATCCCTTTTTGACAatccactcctttttttttttttgtctctatccACACAAATTTACTATCTTGCCCTTTGTTCAATACAATTTTTCTCACATCAAAGGATAACtttgtaaattcatgtggataaagaccacacaaaaaaaaaaattactaggaGCGTGGATTGTaaaaagaggagtgtgaaaatcattttggtTGGTTTAAGAGATTGCATAGTACTATAAACATTTGAGGTTTCGAAACAAAAGGTAAAAAACATCAAACGGCTTGCTAAAGTAACAACAAACTGCGGCTTACAAAatacactaacaaaaacaaaaatagctGAGAATTTGTCCTGGACAGGAATTAAAATCAACCAGATTTTATGACAAATCTGTCCCTGTTGTTTCTTCCTTGAAATCGAATTCTTCGACGAAAAAAGCTAAATATccaaaagaacaagaacaatgGACACAATGCCAATCGCAGAAATATGCATAAGAACGATCCTGGCCATCTGAAATCCATCCGTGTTTTATTCCACTCTCCTTCTACCATTAACACATAGTAGTAATCAAGAAGTATTACTGCTGGACAATGATATGACGATGCCAATAAACACAAACTTCAACATTTTTAACAGGAAAGTAAACCGACCAGTCGCAAATTCAAGGCACAAGCTATTCACATTCACAAACACGTCTTATTTCTCAGACAACGATAACAATTTCTATTCTAGGTTACATAAAAATACAGTTGAATTTGCTGCAAGAGTCAGACAAGGCAAGTTTTTCCACCTTACAATGAAACATGGAACCGGAAATgaaaaactaactaaattatCACAGTAATTCTGGACACAAACTTCTATACTAAAATGAAAGATTCTGTCGCGAAGATGAATCAGTAATGCGGCCATGTTTAGTTGCAATTTCAAGAATCACTTTAGGATAAACACTCTTCAGAAAACTGTTTCGGAAAACAAACACTCCTCGTTTTTTAGTATCTCATTCAGGTCTGAGCGGAATGGTTTTCCGAGAACAAGAGTTTACCATTTTACAATTCTCTAGACAGTGAGTTATTTCCACAAATTATAGCTCCTTGAAAACGAGTTTCAAAACCCATCAACAACCAAACAGAATCTTGTAAAACTCATTTGGAAAACTGACTATGAAACGGCAACCAGACAGGATATTATCACCGCAATTAGAAAGTGATAGATCAACTTACTGGCACAACCCGGCTGGCGCTCGCATCCCCAAAGGAAACTgaagccaaggattttgaagCCCATGCCTTCGCATTCATTGCTCCTTCTTGCAGATTACTTCTTTTCCGGGGCTCCTTTAGGGAAGGGAACAACTGTATCACACGATTCATAAAGGCAAGAGGATGCTCCAACAATCCCTTCAAGCTCATGTTTGAGATGTGTCTTCTCCAAGCCAATTGAGCAAATACAAACACGGTTGGGAGAATGAAGTAGAGCAACCTCAAAAGGACAAAAGCGGTGGCCAAGGCTAAATAGGTCTCCTGCTGAAGCCAATTCTCCGGAGATCTAGCCCATGAGAATGGGCAGCTTTCCGGATCAACTTTATTGTGTTCCTCGTGATCTGATGACCTCCCGATTCCCTCCAGGGAGTTTCCATCGAATGCTGCACTCTTGAGGCCTAAAAGAGTACAATTTCATTAGGCATCACTTTAGTAATTTCTTCAGTAAAACAACACAAATCATGAATAGAGTGATACAATAAAGGGTTATTACACAACAGATGATTTCAGTTAGCTGGTTCTTAGGTGCAGTTTGGTCCTTTCAATTAGTCTTTGGGTTCTGTAGGCTGCTATTCAATAGGTATGGTGAATTACAGACtcattttactttgttttccaAACAATGTATACAGGTGAGAACCCTGGGTGCCTTTTACTTTGCAAACTACCTCACTTGTCTCTTCTTAGTAGATGTGAAGTATTATCCTACATGCCCAAGGAGGGTAAGAATAGTGGAAACATTTCAGCTTACCACGTGAAGTTCTGACACCACAAAATGACGTAATATTCATTATGGCCGTGCAAAAATTTCACACTCGGGAAGCAATCTTTGAGTCCTATTTTTACAGGCTCGAATGAGTACATTTTTAACGGGTTTATGTGTACACTATTGTTGTTTGTGCGTGCATGTGCGCGCTCGCAGGGGAAGCTTCCACACAAGAGGAGGGCAAGTAAAATAGTAGCAGTACACGTAGGTAAAACCAGTAAACTGGAAAAGGAAGACAGGTGCATGCTACATACACGAACACAGAGGCATATCAAGTCAACAAATATATCGTTCTCAGATTTAGATATCTTCCCATGAAATTGAGGCCAGATGCTAGAATCCATTCACTTTCATATATATAAGCGAAAAATTGACATCAtaggaaaagaatgcaagacaTTTACCTTTAAGTTCAATATAAGAGTATAAATAGGCGAAACCAAATATTGCTAATaaaaactgtaaaaaaaaaaaaaaaaaggcttgcCCACACCTTCTGTTTGTTTAGCCGATATGGCGTTTTGCCAAAAAAATCAATGgaataaacaaaaacagaaatagAAACTTCAAACTATAAAAATTCTACACAATAATACTCAAATCAAATAGAAGCACATAGGTTCCAAGAAAAAAGCCATACCTGTGACAACATTGTAGTAAGTAACAAGAGAACCAAGTGTCCGGGAGCCTTGATAGTGCACACGCAAGGTCGAATTAAGAATCATAAGGGTGGGAAAGCCATGAACTCCATATTTGGACAGTGTGCTGAACAATATTAAATCAATGTTACTCCACGTGAAAAGACGGAATctgaaaaaatgacaaaagaaatcCACTAACAGAGGGATAATAGTTCCCAAACCTTGGCCTGATGACTGACTCTTCAATTGCAAAATGGGGGATGGAGGGATACAAGGATGACAAAATGGACAAAGTTGGTTTGAAAGCTCCCGAGAAAGGACACCAAGAAGCATAGAAGAGCAGAGCAACATAATCATCTCTATTATTGTAGACCAAACTCAGTGCCCTCTGCAAAGAGGCCTCATCTCCCTTTACGAAACATTTGTGAACTCCATCAGTACCCCACCAGAAAATTGCTTATAGAAAAGAAACACCTTCATGGTTTGATTCAAACTCCCTTCTAATATATGTGTGTATGCTCTCTCCTTCCAACTCATATCAATAGGTGCTGAAAGATTTTATAGGAAACCCGGAGGTTCTAATGCAGGCAAATTTAATTTTTCCACCGTccttacaaaaaaaactttaaatcaTAATCTCTGCGAAAGAAAGAACCCAAATATGCATACATAACTTGTGCTTTCAGTTTCTCTCTTCTCAAATGCACTGACAGGCACTCCCGCGTgcgtgcacacacacacacacacacttgcaGATTCTCAAATGTGCCATTTCTCCTTGTTCAAAATAGGCTCAACTTTTCAGCTGGAAAATTATTTGGTCTCATCAGTAAAGTCCCTCTCTCCTGCTTAAGATGCTTTCACGAAACAAATAACCCCCAAACCaaatatgcattaaaaaacTTGTGCTCTCagtttctctcctctctcacgcACCCACAGGCACTCCCGcgtgcgcgcgcgcacacacttGCAGATTGTCAAATGTTCCATTTCTCCTTGTTCAAAATACACTCAACCTTTCAGCTGAAGAATTATTTGGTCTCATCGGAAAAGGCTCCCATCAATTGCTGGCAAAATCCTTTCTGTTTTGGTTATAAATCAAGTAAACACATAATGCTTGTCCCGACAGTGTCAGTCAACAAGAACTGACGACTCTGGTAGATATTTAAAGGAAAAGATGAAAGGTTGAACCACAATGGATCAACTATACAATACAAGATACATGACACTGAACACGTTGCAAACTAAAGAGAGTGCTGCCCAAAGATTTAAAGGAAAAGATGACGCAGTGCTGATGGCTAAATTAAGTTGAAGAATCTAGAGCATCCTTGATTCCTTCCTAAAGACAATATGCAattctttgtgtgtgtgttaagTGACAGTCAAACAAATGTATCCCGTCAAATTACATACTCCActattttataaatgaaattAGGGATATCTATGTTCTATGGTAACAGACATCATTATGTGTAACAGTGTAAGACAACAAAGGGTAGAGGTAGAGACAAATGCATTTGAGGCACGGTAGctcaaagaaggaaaaagtCAAGCAAGGAGTTGCAAAGATTAATAAACCAGATAaatttaccaaaacaaaaagaaggggCACCAGCAAGGGAATTTATGAAGCTAATGCTACGATGGGATgcgaggaagaagaaaacactAGGGCCATAAATGACAAGTATTTGAAATAAGTAAACATAGATGGAATAAGATGAAGAAAGATTATTTGCATAAGCAAAAACAAGAAGTAAGCTTACTaatcaaataagaaaacaactttatttttcttctgtACATGGAAAAAACTTATAAAAGTGACACTTTGAAGTCTAAACCGACAATGGACTCAAAGTCACTACGTATCTGAAGATAAGTAACACTCCTAAATACATTAACGCGTGATTACTTTGCATAGACAAAACAAGAAGTTTGAGATTCACAAGTAAGCTTTGTAATCACATATGAAaacaatttcattttctttctgtATACAAAGAAAGCTTACAAAAAATGACACTTTCAAGTCTAAACTGACAATGGATTCAAAGTCACCACCTATCTGAAGATAAGTAACACTCCTAAAAGCGTTCTTCCCGTCTCCTATAAATTGGGACCGCCAAATTGTAAATATATACTGCCACTGAATTTTCCAAACCTGCTTTAAATGAAATTCAGATTTTGATTGTCCACTTCTCTATACATTCTTTCTCTATATATTCTTAAAAAGTGCTAAAAGCTGAAACTTTAGTCTAGGATTGAGGTGTTGTGTCATCCAATTTTCGGTTGGATGCACTTGTTCTGTTTTctactttattttgttttgcgGCTGCGCAAGTTTTTGCTTATCTGCATTCTCCCTCGATGTACCAAGTTATATAACAGTTTcgttgccgagcaaaaaaaaaaaaggctaaccACTTAAACTATCAAAAACATAAATTCAATCTTTAAGCATACTATTACTATCaattcaactaaaaaaaagtGTTAACCACTTAAACtatcaaaaacataaaagcaaTCTTTAAGCATACTATCAATTCAACTACAACTACAAAAGGCAACTAGTTGACAGATGAAATTGGCATTGGCACCATACGATCCTGTAATCATACTTGACCTTCCAATCTCATACACAcaaataaaaagcaaaaaaaaaaaaaagtaaaaaatattcaattctcgtttaaaagaaaaagaaaactaacaGAGAAACAACAACCCAATTCAAAtcttcaaacaaacaaacaaaaacataaatccTACAATACCTCAGTAACACGAACAGAGTCAACCGATTCATATCCATTCCTCGGGCACCTCGAAGATTCTCCAAGCCCCAGCAACACCGATTCCCCAACCGATTTCGCAGCACAAATTGGAGCGAACGTAACCCTAACGGGCTCGGCCCACGCTAGCCTCCCAAACACCAGCAAGAGAACCAATCCCGATCCCCAAGCCCTAACCGCCATCACGATGACGAAAGAGGTACCTGATCAAGGGCGAGAGTGAAGAAAACCCTAGATCGAGGAAAGGGATGGAAACCGGAGCATGTTAGTTCAGTGGAGGTTGTAACGTGAGCATCAACGTCGCGATGTGGCTGGATTTGCGCGTGTATAGATAGATAGTACACCGCACATGTATAATCTATTGATGTatgtgcgcgcgcgcgtgcggagatatgtatgtatgtatgtctGGTTCGGAGGCTTCACGGAAGGAGAAGAGGGGTGGGGGGTGATTCGACAATCAGGTGCGGACGTAAAGCTTTTCAGTACCCTGATGAGTCAGCTCCCTTCCACTAGAgattatctttctttctttctttttttataatcaaaacTTTTCCCTGAGGGGACCAGAGATTATTCACACCGGTTCAGTTTTGGGCAGTGTAGAGCCCCTCTCAAGCCCACAATAATAATCtaaattattctttttgtaGAGTTCAGTATGTTATCCACACCAAAATTAGTCTGATCGAACATTAATAAGTATAATAACGTACTAATATATTTGTACAAGTAAAAAATGGGCAATTATGGGtttcaacttaatttttgttatcgcatttttcttgttcaaatatgtttcattttatttatttattaatgttTGATCTAGGTAATTTTTTGCGTGAATGAAATATTCGACGAGCTTTACAAAaagaacgattccgatcatttttgtgggcCCATTAACAGCCTAAAATTGGGCCTTAATAAAATTGGACTGGACATTGACCCGCAGGGTTTACTttgttcattttgggtctcaaaacccaACTCCTCACTCGGCGCACGGTCCTAGTGgtatgtttggtttgggttttgagaaagATTTTAGGTTAATAAGTAGAGAGGTAGATAGAAAAATgtgagtaataattggagataaaaGCCTAGCCCTTGTAACCTTGTTTTCCACTAGAAGTGTTTAAAAAAATCGTCGGACCCCAACCGAACTGGACCACTAGGGGTTTTCCGTCAATTTCGGTTCTAGAACCagaaaaaaagttaattttcgGTTCGATCTCGGATGGTTGGAATTTAAAGTGAACCGAACTGAACCGAAATTAAATGGATCGACTAGGACCAAATCGAACCAACTATATAAACCgagggtttttatttatttctcatTAATCTGGTCGTTCTCGCTcatctatttatttttaatcttgACCGTCCATCTCTCTTAAACCACAAACCCTAACTTACTCCAAAAAATTCTTCACTGGGATGTGGTTCAAAAACTTCTTAAATTGATGGGTTTaggccatttggcttattacCAAGTTTTATATATGGCCCAACTAAGGTCCATTTCGGGCAAACCGAAAATCGCTGAAATCATTGACTGTATCGTCCCCACCCCAATTCTGATGGAACGGAACTTAATTCCAGTTGGAATCGGTCGTGTAAATATTCACCTTGAACCTAATCGGTTTTCTAAACTTTTACCTTGAACAGACCAAACCCGAACTAAAATCACCCCAAGTATCCACTACCAATTTGTGTGAGATTCATGCCCAAGTCCTTAGGTtattgaataaattttttttcccattcacCAGCCTCCGAGTATTTATTCAATAGCTTTGGAACACCGTCACGTGGTGTTCAACATTCTTCTTCCTCATACATTTATGTGGGCTCCACAAATTTAGCCAATGCTCCCACAAGCGCTCCCGGTCAAATTTGATTGGTATTCTATTAATgttcattttctctcctctgCCTCTCTAATGCGAATTGAGAAATTCTGTAGTGTAAGGCCTTGCAAGACACCCTATAGGGCGCATACGGGtcatcgatcttga
This genomic window contains:
- the LOC131332165 gene encoding 5'-adenylylsulfate reductase-like 4, coding for MAVRAWGSGLVLLLVFGRLAWAEPVRVTFAPICAAKSVGESVLLGLGESSRCPRNGYESVDSVRVTEGDEASLQRALSLVYNNRDDYVALLFYASWCPFSGAFKPTLSILSSLYPSIPHFAIEESVIRPSTLSKYGVHGFPTLMILNSTLRVHYQGSRTLGSLVTYYNVVTGLKSAAFDGNSLEGIGRSSDHEEHNKVDPESCPFSWARSPENWLQQETYLALATAFVLLRLLYFILPTVFVFAQLAWRRHISNMSLKGLLEHPLAFMNRVIQLFPSLKEPRKRSNLQEGAMNAKAWASKSLASVSFGDASASRVVPVS